A genomic window from Sphingobacterium sp. BN32 includes:
- a CDS encoding alpha/beta hydrolase — translation MKKFVTLTLLTVFAFSLFAQDAKLTIRVIAPATTPAQDSILPIGNQGIWGFWIYPKSKALKPKGNNVWEDTYSIPVNSPIEFKITRGSYYKEALYNGNGHSAQPVKFTLTKDTTITLSPSNWNDIYQRSIVGSVRYHHNYSSSYLRNTRNIVVWLPPSYAKDSNRRYPVLYAHDGQNLFDHTNLSGSEWRMDEVADSLMRKGEIEEFIIVGMANTKDRWIEYNGTPEGDNYLRFISTELKPFIDKTYRTKTDREHTAIIGSSMGGLISFYALYKYPQIFSKAACLSSGFYFDDGNIMEQIRKDLAPFQHSKIYLDCGGKDLDYDFLPSNQIVRDILTKDKHINLRYEEFPDDPHNEIAWSKRLHIPYKFLFPKK, via the coding sequence ATGAAGAAATTTGTCACACTGACCCTCTTGACTGTCTTCGCTTTTTCGCTTTTTGCGCAGGACGCCAAATTAACGATTCGTGTGATCGCCCCTGCGACCACACCCGCTCAGGATTCTATTCTGCCAATCGGTAATCAAGGCATTTGGGGATTTTGGATCTATCCGAAGAGCAAAGCGCTAAAACCTAAAGGAAACAATGTATGGGAGGATACCTACAGTATACCTGTAAACAGCCCTATTGAGTTTAAGATTACGCGAGGATCTTACTATAAAGAAGCGCTTTACAACGGAAACGGACATAGCGCGCAACCTGTAAAATTCACGTTGACGAAGGATACAACAATCACCCTCAGTCCAAGCAATTGGAACGATATCTATCAGCGAAGTATCGTGGGCAGCGTGCGCTATCATCATAATTACTCGAGCAGCTATCTTCGCAACACCCGCAATATTGTCGTATGGCTTCCTCCGAGCTATGCGAAAGACTCAAATAGGCGATACCCCGTTCTATACGCCCATGATGGACAGAACCTTTTCGATCATACCAATTTGAGCGGAAGCGAATGGCGTATGGACGAAGTAGCCGATAGTCTGATGCGTAAGGGAGAAATTGAGGAGTTCATCATCGTCGGCATGGCGAACACTAAAGATCGCTGGATTGAATATAACGGAACGCCCGAAGGCGATAATTACCTTCGGTTTATCAGTACCGAACTGAAACCCTTTATCGACAAAACCTACAGAACAAAGACCGACAGAGAGCATACAGCGATTATTGGTTCTTCTATGGGTGGTTTAATCTCCTTTTATGCCCTCTACAAATATCCACAGATCTTCTCCAAAGCCGCTTGCTTATCCAGCGGGTTTTATTTCGACGACGGGAATATCATGGAGCAGATCAGAAAGGATCTAGCTCCGTTCCAACATAGCAAAATCTACTTGGATTGCGGAGGCAAAGACCTCGACTATGATTTCCTCCCGAGCAACCAAATAGTGAGAGACATTTTAACGAAAGACAAACATATCAATCTGCGGTATGAAGAGTTCCCGGACGACCCGCACAATGAAATTGCTTGGTCAAAAAGATTACACATACCCTATAAATTCCTATTTCCAAAAAAATGA
- a CDS encoding alpha-amylase family glycosyl hydrolase, with the protein MKGLQHILLLTLCWAAGMLTSCQKKQTDTDSVKDEIIYHVFQRSFFDSNGDQHGDLPGIQQKLDYLQDLGVTSILMTPLYESVYYHNYYSSAFEKIDSTYGTKEEYLSLVKEMHKRGMKLYMDMETQYATEDHPWYTDSYGNPSSPYSDYILYDDKEQRKPSTIVFDLYDLRGYDGQRRKITTVNLLNKNVIQYNKDLFAYWLDPNQDGNFDDGVDGFRLDHMMDDLDNKGRLTNLFKDFWVPLIDTLKSINPKIHIMAEQADWGSYGIDYLTKAKVDWVFAFRIQQAIRTMDKDKIMAYADTTFRDTPEGNNQIIFIENHDIPRFSTAVKQDKGKEKVGAALNLLMAGVPSIYYGQEIGMLGDSFFGKYGGITDANEIPYREAFEWTKDKDSPGMAYWYRDSGPWWETSTVKSNDGISVEEQASDPNSLLNTYKALIKLRKQEPLLIQGGYQSIPNDSKSVVSFYRTKGPKKAMVLINLSADAVNLEIPIAEGVPKIVYGENTGEWKNKQQAISIAGYSTQVWSIN; encoded by the coding sequence ATGAAAGGACTACAGCACATTCTCCTTTTGACACTATGCTGGGCTGCTGGAATGCTCACGAGTTGTCAGAAGAAGCAAACAGATACGGACTCGGTTAAAGACGAGATTATCTATCATGTCTTCCAGCGGAGTTTCTTTGATAGCAATGGTGATCAGCATGGCGATTTACCCGGCATCCAACAGAAGCTTGATTATCTTCAGGATCTCGGAGTTACATCCATTTTAATGACCCCGTTGTATGAGTCGGTATATTACCATAACTACTATTCCAGCGCTTTCGAGAAAATCGACTCGACCTACGGAACTAAGGAGGAATACCTTTCTTTAGTGAAAGAAATGCACAAACGCGGCATGAAGCTATACATGGACATGGAAACCCAATACGCTACGGAGGATCATCCCTGGTATACAGACTCTTATGGAAATCCAAGTTCGCCCTATTCCGACTATATTCTTTACGACGATAAAGAACAGCGCAAGCCATCCACTATTGTATTCGATCTATACGACTTAAGAGGATATGATGGGCAGCGCAGAAAGATTACTACCGTAAATCTGCTCAACAAAAATGTGATACAGTACAACAAAGATCTTTTTGCTTATTGGCTCGACCCTAATCAAGATGGAAACTTCGACGATGGGGTTGATGGATTCCGGCTCGATCATATGATGGACGACCTAGATAACAAAGGTCGATTGACGAATCTATTCAAAGACTTTTGGGTTCCACTGATTGATACACTGAAAAGCATCAACCCGAAGATTCATATTATGGCCGAACAAGCCGATTGGGGATCCTATGGAATCGATTACCTGACGAAAGCTAAAGTAGACTGGGTCTTTGCCTTCCGCATTCAGCAAGCCATACGCACAATGGACAAGGACAAGATCATGGCTTATGCGGACACGACCTTTCGCGATACTCCGGAAGGAAATAACCAAATTATCTTCATCGAAAACCATGATATCCCGCGCTTCTCGACCGCGGTAAAGCAAGACAAAGGCAAGGAAAAAGTCGGCGCTGCGCTAAACTTATTGATGGCAGGAGTACCGTCCATTTATTACGGACAAGAGATCGGAATGCTAGGCGACAGCTTCTTCGGTAAATATGGCGGCATTACTGATGCGAATGAAATACCCTATCGGGAAGCCTTCGAATGGACAAAGGATAAAGATAGTCCGGGAATGGCCTATTGGTATAGAGACTCTGGCCCTTGGTGGGAAACCAGCACGGTAAAAAGCAATGATGGCATTTCGGTAGAAGAGCAAGCGAGCGATCCTAATTCACTTCTCAACACTTATAAAGCCTTGATTAAGCTTCGAAAACAAGAACCCCTACTCATTCAGGGGGGATACCAATCCATCCCAAATGATAGCAAAAGCGTCGTCAGCTTCTACAGAACGAAAGGGCCAAAAAAAGCAATGGTCTTGATCAATCTTTCAGCAGATGCCGTAAATCTTGAGATCCCCATAGCAGAGGGGGTGCCGAAAATAGTCTATGGTGAAAATACAGGCGAGTGGAAAAACAAGCAGCAGGCGATTAGTATTGCCGGCTATAGTACGCAGGTATGGTCTATCAATTAA
- a CDS encoding phytanoyl-CoA dioxygenase family protein: MSTKTNQILDQVKPVSAAETAEFQDNGHILIRDILDRKTAEHFREVISQAADKHNEEKRKLEDRDTYGKAFLQIMNLWRVDEEVKQFVMAKRFAKIAADLLGVENVRLYHDQALFKEAGGGPTPWHQDQNYWPLDTKNTITMWMPLVDIPNPEMGMLTFATGSHKQNNVSDVIISDESEKTFSEYVKENNFPVVHPDYMNAGDATFHYGYTIHNAPGNSSDKMRAVMTIIYYADGAKVTQPKHKWQENDRQQWLMGKEAGSLADSEINPLLL; encoded by the coding sequence ATGAGCACAAAAACGAATCAAATTCTTGATCAGGTAAAACCTGTATCCGCAGCAGAGACTGCCGAGTTTCAAGATAATGGACATATTCTCATTCGTGATATACTAGATAGAAAAACTGCGGAGCACTTCCGTGAGGTAATCAGTCAAGCGGCCGACAAGCATAACGAAGAAAAAAGAAAGCTGGAAGATCGTGACACCTATGGCAAAGCCTTTTTACAGATCATGAACCTTTGGCGCGTCGATGAGGAAGTGAAGCAGTTCGTGATGGCGAAGCGTTTCGCGAAGATCGCCGCTGACCTATTGGGTGTTGAAAATGTGAGGCTCTACCATGATCAGGCCTTATTTAAAGAAGCTGGCGGCGGCCCGACGCCGTGGCATCAAGATCAAAACTATTGGCCATTGGATACAAAAAATACGATCACCATGTGGATGCCACTTGTCGATATTCCCAATCCAGAGATGGGTATGCTGACCTTTGCCACAGGTTCTCACAAGCAAAACAACGTATCGGATGTTATTATTTCGGATGAATCGGAAAAAACATTCTCCGAATATGTCAAAGAAAACAACTTCCCTGTCGTACATCCCGACTACATGAACGCGGGTGATGCCACATTCCATTATGGCTATACGATTCACAATGCACCGGGCAACTCATCTGACAAGATGCGCGCCGTTATGACGATCATCTACTATGCGGATGGCGCTAAAGTAACCCAACCGAAGCATAAATGGCAGGAGAATGACCGACAGCAATGGCTAATGGGTAAGGAAGCAGGAAGCTTAGCAGACTCCGAAATTAATCCGCTATTATTGTAA
- a CDS encoding AraC family transcriptional regulator encodes MQKAKPEILQNGLQESFLIRTFGHEAFLAPYHYHPEYELTYIIRGKGKRYVGNRLDDFGDGDFVLIGPNQPHCWKLDQPDTKASAVVIQFTHDFLGAEFFEKPEFSPINALLKESQAVLSFPQPKEMTKYILRLRKSEGVERILHLLELLKLLTEQNYKAIDIGALENNSDSNADSNRINVIMAYIVENFKNDISLDDVANVANLTPNAFCKYFKKLTRKTFVEMLVQYRMNYAVQQLLHTDDPISAIALASGFNDMSYFYKTFRSKMGMSPLAYRKEFME; translated from the coding sequence ATGCAAAAAGCAAAGCCCGAGATATTACAGAACGGTCTGCAGGAGTCATTCTTGATTCGGACCTTTGGCCACGAGGCATTTTTGGCTCCCTATCATTATCATCCGGAGTACGAGCTTACTTATATTATCCGTGGCAAAGGTAAGCGCTATGTCGGCAACCGTCTGGACGATTTCGGCGATGGCGACTTCGTATTGATTGGTCCTAATCAGCCTCATTGCTGGAAATTGGATCAACCCGATACGAAAGCCTCTGCGGTCGTCATCCAGTTTACGCATGACTTCCTAGGTGCTGAATTCTTCGAAAAACCAGAATTTTCCCCAATTAATGCACTGTTGAAAGAGAGCCAGGCGGTGCTTAGCTTTCCCCAACCCAAGGAAATGACCAAATATATCCTTCGCCTTCGTAAGTCGGAAGGGGTAGAAAGGATCCTTCATTTGCTGGAATTACTGAAATTGCTTACCGAACAAAATTATAAAGCTATCGATATCGGAGCGTTGGAAAACAACAGTGATAGTAATGCGGATAGCAATCGGATCAATGTGATCATGGCCTATATTGTCGAGAACTTTAAGAACGATATTAGCTTAGACGATGTGGCTAATGTGGCGAATCTGACACCGAACGCCTTCTGTAAATATTTCAAGAAGCTGACGCGAAAGACCTTTGTGGAGATGTTGGTGCAATATCGGATGAACTATGCTGTTCAACAGCTATTGCATACCGACGATCCAATCAGTGCGATCGCTTTAGCATCCGGTTTTAATGATATGTCTTATTTCTACAAAACTTTCCGATCGAAGATGGGTATGAGCCCTCTTGCCTATCGGAAAGAATTTATGGAATAA
- a CDS encoding alcohol dehydrogenase catalytic domain-containing protein: MKITCRAAITDGKGQYFIDNIQVAEPAPDEVLVKIKAAGVCHTDYDSLNWNQPLVLGHEGAGIVYQVGSHVSHVKADDPVLLNWAIPCMTCFQCKLENYHICEQNSPVTGQGHASNLGHAHAAGCLWKGESIARSFHLGTLSEYTLVKAAAVTKIKTATLPYECAAIIGCGVMTGYGSVVNAAKVQAGCSVVVLGTGGVGLSVIQVAKIAKAGMIIGIDVNPKRLEMAKQFGATHCLLADAQDQGLLQMAQQVKQLCGGRGADYAFECTARPELGAAPLAMIRNAGTAIQVSGIEQEIPFDMNLFEWDKLYLNPLYGKCNPHRDFDRIIQHYQHGELLLDEMISARYNLENLPLAFDDMLKGKNAKGVILFK; encoded by the coding sequence ATGAAAATAACGTGCAGAGCAGCGATCACCGACGGAAAAGGCCAATACTTTATTGACAACATTCAGGTGGCTGAACCCGCCCCAGATGAGGTACTCGTTAAAATCAAGGCTGCGGGGGTCTGTCATACGGATTATGACTCGCTCAATTGGAACCAACCCTTAGTATTAGGCCATGAAGGTGCTGGCATCGTTTATCAAGTCGGTTCCCATGTTAGCCACGTGAAAGCCGATGATCCGGTTTTGCTAAACTGGGCAATCCCCTGCATGACCTGTTTTCAGTGTAAGTTGGAGAACTATCATATCTGCGAACAGAATTCACCTGTCACCGGGCAAGGGCATGCCAGTAATTTAGGACATGCACATGCAGCTGGCTGCCTGTGGAAGGGCGAATCTATAGCGCGATCCTTTCACTTAGGAACGCTTTCGGAATATACGCTAGTCAAAGCCGCAGCCGTGACGAAAATAAAGACCGCAACACTTCCCTATGAATGTGCTGCAATTATAGGTTGTGGGGTTATGACAGGCTATGGCTCGGTAGTCAATGCTGCGAAAGTCCAAGCGGGATGTTCTGTCGTTGTTTTGGGGACCGGCGGCGTAGGTTTGAGCGTTATCCAAGTTGCCAAAATTGCTAAGGCAGGAATGATCATTGGAATTGACGTCAATCCAAAACGATTGGAAATGGCGAAGCAATTTGGGGCCACCCACTGTCTACTGGCCGACGCTCAGGATCAAGGCTTATTACAGATGGCTCAACAGGTGAAGCAATTGTGCGGTGGCAGGGGCGCAGATTATGCTTTTGAATGTACCGCTCGCCCCGAACTCGGTGCAGCACCGCTTGCGATGATCAGAAATGCAGGAACTGCCATACAAGTCAGTGGAATCGAGCAGGAAATACCTTTCGATATGAACCTATTCGAATGGGACAAACTATACCTGAATCCGCTGTATGGCAAATGCAACCCGCATAGGGACTTCGATCGTATCATCCAACATTATCAGCATGGCGAATTGCTATTGGATGAAATGATTTCCGCACGTTATAACTTAGAGAATTTGCCTTTAGCCTTTGATGATATGCTGAAGGGCAAAAATGCGAAGGGCGTTATCCTATTTAAATAA
- a CDS encoding alpha/beta hydrolase family protein has protein sequence MKETFRSIEQSNPNYGIRNLHFVTIKSPQLGSRGDICIYIPENCPMDVPVVILLHGVYGSAWSWPLSSGVHEQVDQAIKEGIIKPLILVMPSDGLWGDGSGYVKHQKQDFEKWIVEDVIAVARQLAPDQISQASKFFIAGLSMGGYGAMRIGARHPDVFTSFAGLSSITSIAEFAHLVEENLDSYQMDTELSLIDSLIANKERLPYFRFDCGKDDLLLAYNQKLHSKLLEANIPHDYEEFEGGHSWDYWKNNIMKTILFFNLRF, from the coding sequence ATGAAAGAAACATTCAGATCCATAGAGCAATCTAATCCCAATTACGGTATCCGGAATTTACACTTTGTAACCATTAAGTCGCCACAGTTGGGGTCACGTGGCGATATTTGCATCTATATACCAGAAAATTGCCCTATGGATGTCCCGGTAGTGATTTTGTTGCATGGTGTTTATGGAAGTGCCTGGAGCTGGCCGCTATCGTCGGGCGTTCATGAGCAGGTCGATCAAGCAATAAAAGAGGGCATAATCAAGCCACTGATTCTTGTGATGCCCTCTGACGGGCTTTGGGGTGACGGTTCCGGCTATGTAAAACATCAGAAGCAGGATTTTGAAAAGTGGATTGTGGAGGATGTCATCGCAGTTGCCCGACAGCTAGCCCCAGATCAGATCAGTCAGGCTTCCAAATTCTTTATTGCAGGGCTTTCTATGGGCGGCTATGGCGCCATGAGAATTGGCGCTCGACATCCGGATGTTTTCACTTCGTTCGCAGGCCTTTCGTCCATTACCAGCATTGCTGAGTTTGCACATCTCGTAGAAGAAAATCTCGACAGTTACCAAATGGATACAGAACTATCCTTGATAGATAGTTTAATAGCTAACAAAGAACGATTGCCTTACTTCAGATTCGATTGTGGAAAAGATGATCTACTCCTTGCATACAACCAAAAACTTCACTCTAAGCTATTAGAAGCCAATATTCCCCACGATTATGAAGAGTTTGAAGGTGGGCATAGCTGGGACTATTGGAAAAATAATATTATGAAAACGATATTATTTTTTAATTTACGTTTCTAG
- a CDS encoding SusC/RagA family TonB-linked outer membrane protein, translating into MVRDFYNWHFRLIVIFIFSFQFVSAQQNLQLSGKVVDDAGKELAGATVSIKGTNMQVSTDESGNYVLQGINAGAMIVQASYVGHASSEQSINLTASQSLNFTLSSNAAEIGEVVVIGYGTVERKHVTGAVSNVQSKDFQKGAITSPDQLIQGKVSGVSITSNGGAPGAGSTIRVRGGASLSASNNPLIVVDGNPLSGENVSGAANPLSLINPNDIESMTILKDANATAIYGSRASNGVILITTKKGKMGRPKLNLSTVNSLSTIANQVDVLTADEVRSYVNEYGTATQKGLVGSANTDWQDLIYHNAFTTDNNISLSGGVKNMPYRVSIGYLEQAGILKTDMLRRGTAGVNISPRFFDNHLKLDINFKGTLTNQEFANTGAIGSAIVFDPTQNVYDPNSPYGGFFEWQEGAVPNSLSPRNPVSLLENYGNRAAAGRSIGNAQLDYSFHFLPELHANINVGYDIASGKGATSIPDFAASNFANKGFFQRYRGRQNNTFIEGYLNYVKDIESINSNINVTAGYGYYDNKETNYNFNSYNAHGDIITTPVHVDNVPQNRLLSYYGRLIYSFADRYILSGTIRADGSSKFNPDGRWGIFPSAAFTWRIKGENFLKDNNSVSDLKLRLSYGETGNKDGITNYGYIPVYYYSTNEAQYQIGDQFYHVYSPIAYDKTLRWESTATTNIGLDYGFWGGRIYGAIDAYHKKTKDLLATTEISVGTNYSNQLLTNVGNMENRGIEGSINIQAVKSENFNWDLGFNMTVNESKVTNLTLNDNPGYQLAAGWITGGTGNVIQYHTVGLAPFQYYVYKQVYDQQGNPLEGVYEDLNGDGAVTPADRYYYQKPAPDYFMGFTTSINYKRLTLNTVLRASFGNYVYDNISSNFGVARNILNPSGFINNATTDIYNTNFNNNQYSSDYYINNASFLRMDNLGLVYNVGNLDKEGTVTMMINANVQNVFTVSKYKGIDPELFNGIDYTLYPRPRVYSLGLNFGF; encoded by the coding sequence ATGGTTAGGGATTTTTACAATTGGCACTTTCGGCTAATAGTTATCTTCATCTTCAGTTTTCAATTTGTTTCGGCTCAACAGAATTTACAGCTTTCGGGGAAAGTGGTAGATGATGCGGGTAAGGAGCTTGCTGGAGCGACGGTAAGTATTAAAGGAACAAACATGCAAGTTTCAACGGATGAGTCCGGGAACTATGTATTGCAAGGAATAAATGCGGGGGCTATGATCGTACAGGCGTCCTATGTTGGCCACGCCAGCTCGGAACAAAGCATAAACCTGACGGCTTCGCAAAGTTTAAACTTCACTTTATCTTCTAATGCCGCTGAAATCGGTGAGGTTGTGGTGATTGGTTATGGCACGGTCGAGCGTAAGCATGTGACCGGTGCGGTTTCCAATGTGCAATCGAAGGACTTTCAAAAGGGAGCAATCACTTCTCCGGATCAATTGATTCAAGGTAAGGTATCGGGTGTTTCTATTACCTCCAATGGGGGTGCGCCGGGTGCAGGAAGTACGATCCGCGTGCGCGGGGGAGCTTCATTGTCCGCAAGTAACAACCCGTTGATCGTTGTTGATGGAAACCCACTAAGTGGTGAGAATGTATCAGGAGCCGCAAACCCACTTTCGCTTATCAATCCGAATGATATCGAATCGATGACCATCTTAAAAGATGCGAATGCGACAGCTATCTACGGTTCTAGAGCATCTAACGGTGTCATCTTGATTACAACTAAAAAGGGCAAGATGGGCAGACCGAAGCTGAATCTCTCAACAGTGAACTCTCTATCGACTATCGCAAATCAAGTGGATGTCCTAACGGCTGATGAGGTGCGGTCTTATGTGAATGAATATGGAACTGCAACGCAGAAAGGCTTAGTAGGATCGGCAAATACAGATTGGCAAGACTTGATTTATCACAATGCATTTACCACAGATAACAACATCTCGCTGTCGGGCGGTGTAAAAAATATGCCTTATCGTGTTTCCATCGGATATTTGGAGCAAGCAGGGATCTTAAAGACGGATATGCTTAGAAGAGGAACCGCAGGGGTAAATATTTCTCCTCGTTTCTTTGACAATCACTTGAAATTGGATATCAACTTTAAAGGTACATTGACGAATCAAGAGTTTGCAAATACAGGAGCGATTGGTTCTGCCATTGTATTCGACCCTACTCAAAATGTATATGATCCGAACAGTCCGTATGGTGGGTTCTTCGAATGGCAAGAGGGCGCAGTTCCGAATTCCTTGTCCCCAAGAAACCCAGTGTCCTTGTTAGAGAACTATGGTAATAGAGCGGCTGCGGGTAGAAGTATCGGTAATGCGCAATTGGATTATTCTTTCCACTTCCTTCCGGAGTTACACGCGAATATTAATGTGGGTTATGATATCGCTTCAGGTAAAGGTGCAACCAGCATTCCTGATTTTGCAGCATCAAACTTTGCAAACAAAGGCTTCTTTCAACGCTATAGAGGCAGACAGAACAATACCTTTATCGAGGGATATCTGAACTACGTTAAAGACATTGAAAGTATCAATAGCAATATCAACGTAACAGCAGGATATGGCTATTACGATAATAAAGAGACAAACTACAACTTCAATTCTTATAACGCGCATGGCGATATAATCACTACACCAGTGCATGTGGACAATGTTCCACAGAATAGATTGCTTTCTTATTATGGAAGATTGATCTACTCTTTTGCTGACCGATATATCCTATCCGGTACCATTCGTGCGGATGGGTCTTCGAAATTTAATCCGGACGGACGTTGGGGTATTTTTCCTTCAGCAGCATTTACATGGCGTATTAAAGGAGAGAACTTCCTAAAGGATAACAACAGTGTATCTGACTTAAAGCTTCGTTTAAGCTATGGCGAGACTGGAAATAAAGATGGTATTACGAACTATGGTTATATCCCGGTTTACTACTACAGTACGAATGAAGCGCAATATCAAATCGGCGATCAATTCTACCATGTGTATTCGCCAATTGCATATGATAAAACTCTCCGTTGGGAATCTACTGCGACAACTAACATCGGTTTAGACTATGGATTCTGGGGAGGACGCATCTATGGTGCAATCGATGCTTATCATAAGAAAACAAAAGATTTGTTGGCAACGACGGAAATCTCTGTAGGAACGAACTACAGTAACCAATTATTGACTAACGTTGGTAACATGGAGAATCGCGGTATCGAGGGTAGCATCAATATTCAGGCGGTGAAGTCAGAAAACTTCAATTGGGACTTAGGTTTCAATATGACGGTTAATGAAAGCAAGGTGACTAATCTAACCTTGAATGATAACCCAGGATATCAGTTGGCAGCAGGTTGGATTACCGGTGGTACAGGTAATGTGATCCAATACCATACAGTAGGTCTGGCACCATTCCAATACTATGTTTACAAGCAAGTTTATGATCAGCAAGGGAATCCGTTAGAAGGCGTATATGAAGATCTGAATGGCGACGGCGCTGTAACACCTGCCGACCGTTATTATTATCAAAAACCGGCACCAGATTACTTTATGGGTTTTACAACATCCATCAATTACAAACGCCTAACGTTGAACACGGTATTGAGAGCAAGCTTCGGAAACTATGTTTATGATAATATCTCTTCCAACTTCGGCGTGGCTCGTAATATTTTAAATCCTTCGGGCTTCATCAATAACGCAACAACGGATATCTACAACACGAATTTTAATAATAACCAATACTCAAGCGATTACTACATCAACAATGCATCCTTCCTACGTATGGACAACCTAGGTTTAGTTTACAACGTCGGAAACTTAGATAAAGAAGGAACGGTGACAATGATGATCAATGCGAATGTTCAGAACGTATTCACAGTCTCTAAGTACAAAGGAATTGATCCGGAATTGTTCAATGGTATTGACTATACGCTATATCCAAGACCAAGAGTTTATTCATTAGGGTTGAACTTCGGGTTTTAA
- a CDS encoding MFS transporter, whose translation MQQTSKRSKPRLTRAQIFNMSFGFFGIQFGFALQTGNASRILQTFGADVEHLSLFWLVAPLSGMLIQPIIGYFSDKTWTRLGRRRPFFLGGALVAAAALALMPNASVLTLLIPPLLIGAGMLMIMDVAFNVSMEPFRALVADNLPKEQHGYGYAVQTFLIGAGAIIGSFLPYVLSEYLGVSKIAEQGHVPDNVIWSFYAGAIVLVLSLLWTVITTKEYSAEELRSFDEHADDEEQHAHSFGSIFKDFKNMPTAMKQLGLVQFFSWFALFSMWVFTTPAIAQHIYHLPTSDTSSAAYADAGNLTGVLFGVYNLVATIFALILPKLYQAIGKKKTHMLALGVSGIGLISILFIQDPNLLYIPMIAVGIAWASILATPYSILSGVVPAKKMGLYMGLFNFFITLPQLVNGVLGTVLVKHVFQHQAVYCLTMAGVFMLLAAASTMTVKAD comes from the coding sequence ATGCAACAGACTTCAAAACGATCAAAGCCTAGGCTTACCCGTGCTCAAATTTTCAACATGAGCTTTGGGTTTTTCGGTATACAATTTGGCTTTGCCCTGCAGACAGGAAACGCCTCCCGCATACTACAAACCTTCGGTGCCGATGTGGAACATTTATCGCTTTTTTGGTTAGTTGCCCCCCTTTCAGGAATGCTCATTCAGCCGATTATAGGTTATTTCTCGGATAAGACCTGGACCAGATTGGGAAGACGCAGACCTTTTTTTCTAGGCGGAGCGCTGGTGGCAGCGGCAGCCCTTGCCCTGATGCCCAATGCTTCCGTCCTGACCCTACTGATCCCGCCCTTACTTATCGGCGCCGGAATGCTAATGATCATGGATGTTGCTTTTAACGTTTCGATGGAGCCGTTCCGCGCTTTAGTTGCTGACAACCTGCCCAAAGAACAACATGGCTATGGCTATGCGGTGCAGACCTTCTTAATCGGAGCCGGTGCCATTATAGGGTCTTTTTTGCCTTATGTGCTTTCCGAATATCTCGGCGTATCAAAAATCGCAGAACAGGGACATGTGCCCGACAATGTTATCTGGTCATTCTATGCCGGAGCCATCGTATTGGTACTCTCCCTGTTGTGGACAGTCATCACGACGAAAGAATACTCTGCAGAAGAACTGCGTTCCTTTGACGAGCATGCTGATGACGAGGAACAGCATGCACATAGCTTCGGCTCTATTTTTAAAGACTTTAAGAATATGCCAACAGCGATGAAGCAACTAGGCTTAGTGCAGTTCTTCTCTTGGTTTGCCTTGTTTTCCATGTGGGTATTCACGACGCCCGCCATTGCACAACATATTTACCATCTGCCGACGTCGGACACCTCGTCCGCAGCGTATGCCGATGCTGGAAATTTAACCGGGGTGCTGTTCGGGGTGTACAATTTGGTGGCGACGATATTCGCCCTTATCCTACCCAAACTCTATCAGGCTATAGGGAAAAAGAAAACGCATATGCTGGCTTTAGGCGTTTCAGGTATTGGCCTTATATCGATTCTATTTATACAAGACCCCAACTTATTGTATATCCCAATGATTGCGGTCGGCATTGCCTGGGCAAGTATTTTGGCTACGCCATATTCCATCCTATCGGGCGTTGTGCCCGCAAAGAAGATGGGCTTGTATATGGGTTTATTCAATTTCTTTATCACCTTGCCTCAATTGGTCAATGGAGTACTCGGTACGGTATTGGTGAAGCATGTATTTCAACATCAGGCGGTGTATTGTTTAACGATGGCGGGAGTTTTTATGCTTCTTGCGGCAGCCTCGACGATGACCGTCAAGGCAGACTAG